In Luteipulveratus mongoliensis, the DNA window ACCACACTGGTGCCACCGCCGAACGGCACGACCGCGATGCGCTCCTCGTGACAGATCGCGAGCAGCTGGTCGACGTCCTCGGACGTAGCGGGATAGAGGACGACGTCCGGTGCGTACGGCACGTCACCACTGCGCAGCCGGAGGAGGTCGGGATAGCTGCGGCCGGCGGCGTGCGATACGCGCGTCGTGTGGTCGCCACGGACGTACTCCTCGCCGAGCAGCTCCACGAATCGAGCCCGTGCGGCGTCGGGCAGGTCAGCCTCGGGAAGGTGGACGTCCTCGAGCGCGACTGGCGGGTTGTCCACGCCTTCCGGCCAGCCGCAGACGTCGGTGAGCATGGCTCGAGCGCCAGGCTTGACGGGTCCGTCGTGGCCGTCCTCGCCCCAACCCCACCAACGCATCCGCGGTTGCGTGTTGTCCATCCGTCAGCCTTCTTCCTGATCTGTGTCCATCAGCTCTGGAGCATGCTTGCGTACCGCCGCGACGAGGTCGGCGCGGTCGGCGTCGACCAGGCCCCAGCGCGTACGGCGATCGACGACGTCTGCCACCGTGACCGCGAGCTCGTGCTCAACCGCGAAACGAATCTCCGCACCACTCAACGGGATTCCCGCTCTCACGGGCTTCTCGAGGTAAGGGTTGTCGATGCTGTACGCCGCCACGGTCGCCGCGTCCGTGCCGTAGCGGCGTACGAGTCGGTCGGACAGCCCGGCGGCTGGTGTGCCAGCACCGACGAGTGGGAGGTTCTTGGTCCGGCAGGGCCTGGCGGTGAGGTCTGCGGCCTCGACGGCGGCATCGACGGCGTCCTCCGCCATACGCCGGTATGCCGTCAGCTTGCCGCCGACGATCGTCAGGGCGCCGGTGCGCGAGTCGCGAAGGAGCGCGTGCTTGCGCGAGAGGTCGGCACTGGAGTCACCACGGCCCTTGAGCAGCGGGCGGAATCCGGCGTAGCTGCCCACGATGTCGTCCGGGGTGAGGTCCTCCTCCAGGACAGTGTTGATGGTGTCGAGCAGGAACGTGCGCTCGTCGTCGTCGGGCCTCGCACGGTCGGGGATCGCTCCGGCGTGCGGGTCGTCCGTGAGACCGATCATGACCAGGTCGTCGTGCCACGGAACCGCGAAGACGAACCGGCCGAAATGACCCGGCACCGGCGCGGTGATCGCGGCAGTCGGTTGGCCCAGGCGTTCGGCGCGCACCAGCAGGTGCGATCCCTTGCTCGGGGCGAGCTCGACCTCCTCGGAGAGCGTGTCGGCCCACACACCTGCTGCGTTGATGACCTGCTTCGCATGGATGGTGTGCCGCTGGCCGGTGAGCTCGTCGGTGACCTGCACCTGGCCGGGCTCGATGGCGGTCACGCTCGCGTAGGTGATGATCCGTGCCCCGTACGCCGCTGCGGTCCGGGCGATCGTCACGACGACGCGGGCGTCGTCGATCAGCTGGCCGTCCCAGCTGAGCAGTCCACCTCGCAACCGGTCATCGGTGGTCGCCGGCGCCATCTGGCGGACCTGGTCTGCGGACACGCGGCTCGGATGGGGGAGGAGGGACACCGACGTACGGGCCGACATCCGGAGCACGTCACCGGCCACGAACGCCGCACCGACAAAGGCGGCGTCCATGCGGCTGATGCCGCGGTGCAGTGGCAGCAGCATCGGCATCGGCCGGACCAGGTGTGGTGCGATGTCGGTCATCAGGTGGCCGCGCTCGACCGCTGACTCCCAGGCGATGGGGACGTCCAACTTGCTCAGGTAGCGCAGGCCGCCGTGGGCGAGCTTGGAGCTCCAGCTGCTCGTGCCGGACGCGAGGTCCCGCCGCTCCACCAGAGCGACGGTCAGCCCGCGGGAGGCGGCGTCCAACGCGACACCGACTCCGGTGAAACCACCACCGATCACCAGGACGTCGAGCGCCTCCGCTGTGGAGAGCTCGGCGAGGTCTCGTGCTCGACGAGCGGCGGTGAGCGCGGCGTCGTCTGCGTTGAGATGAGGCATGACCACCTTTCTGGTACGGAGCCGTGCCAGTTTGCGATGTGCGCCAGGTGTTGTCAAGATCACCCCGTGACCGAGACGAGGAGGCCGTACGCCGGCGAGAGCCGCGAGGACCGCGAGGCGGCCCGGCGCGCGAAGCTCGTCGCAGCCGGGATCTCAACCTTCGGGGCGGTCGGCTACCGAGAGGCAACGGTCGGCGGTATCTGCGCGAGTGCGGGCCTCAACAAGCGTTACTTCTACGAGTCCTTCGGCTCCCTCGAGGACCTGCTGTGTGCGGTGTACGCCGATGTTGTCGCCGACCTTCGGCGCGCAGTGCTCGCCGGTGGCGGTGTGGATCCCGTGGCCGTGCTGCGCGGGTTCGTCGACGGCTTCCTCGGCTGGGCGCAGGCCAACCCACTGCAGGCGCGGGTCCACCTCTTCGAGGTGCTGGGAGTCAGTGCGCGCGTCGATGAGCTGTACCGCTCACACGCACGGTCCGTGGGAGATGAGCTGTGCGACCGGCTTGCCGCGACGATCCCGGAGCTCGAGCTGGCGCCTGGTCAGCGACGTTTCATCGGCGACGCCATGGTGGGAGCCGGTCTGCAGATCGCGGTCGACTGGGTGCTCAGCGACTACCAACCACCGCGCGAGGAGCTGCTCGACCAGCTCGAGGGCGTCGTCGGCTCGCTGCTGCCGACCTGATAGCCGTCAGTCGACGGTCATCTCGCCCAGCTCGGACCAGTCCTCGCCTGGCACGGCGAAGTTCACGATCTGCGGGGTCTCGACCAGGTGCTTCGGCAGCGTCTGCTGCGCCTTCTTGAAGTGGTCGGACTGCACGTGAGCCGCGGCAGCGTCGTCCTGGAACGCCTCGACCAGGACATAGGTGTGCGGGTCGTCGACGCTGCGCGACCAGTCGAACCAGAGGTTGCCAGGCTCTGCGCGGGTCGCCTCGGTGAAGTCGCGCGTGATGTCAGGCCACTGGTCGGCGTACTCCGGGCGGATACGGAATTTTGCGGTGATGAAGATCAACGGTCCTCCTGAGGATCACGCGCGGGAGCGCAGGCTGTGCGGGTCCGTTCCGATGCTAGGCCGGAGCGTGGTTGGCTCGTGCTGCACAGAGCACGTGGAGGTGGCGGGGTATGCGCGAACAGGAGTCAGTGGCGGTCTTCGGCGACCGGCGCGCGTCCGGCGTGCTCGAGATCAGTCACGACGTCCGCAGCCTCGACCGCGGCGGCTTCTGGGTGGTCGTCCAGACCTTCGAAGGGCAGCTGACGGCGGTGCGCATGGCGTCCGTCGACATGGTCAGGCCGCCCACGACTGAGTCGATCGAGACCCCCACCATCGACGACGCCGACCTGGACACGTGGGAGACCTCACTGGACCGGTCGGCGTACGAGCAGGGCGTCCGCGACATCCGCGAACGGATCGCCAGGGGAGAGGTCTACCAAGTCAACCTCTGCCGAGTGCTCTCCCGACGCATCGCGTCCGACACGGACCTCGAACGACTGGCTTCCGTTCTGCGCCAAGGCAATCCGGCGCCGTACGCCGCTCACATCGCTCTCCCCGAAGCCGGCCTTGACGTGGTGTGCGCGTCGCCCGAGCTCTACCTGCGCCGAAGGGGCGGGCGGCTGACGTCGGCGCCGATCAAGGGCACGGCACCGACCGTCGAGGAGATGCTCGAGAAGGACTACGCCGAGAACGTCATGATCACCGACCTGATCCGCAACGACTTGTCGCCGGTATCCGTCCCGGGCACGGTCGCGGTCGACGGGCTCTGTGTTCCCGAGGCGCATCCCGGGCTCACGCATCTGGTGTCGACGGTCTCCGGTCGGCTTCGCGACGACGTCACGTGGTCCGAGATCTTCGCCGCGACGTTCCCGCCCGGTTCGGTGTCTGGTGCGCCGAAGTCCTCTGCTCTCAACGCTATTCGCGACCTTGAGCACGTCCGACGCGGGCCGTACTGCGGAGCCATCGGCTGGGTCGACGCCGATCGCGACGAGGCCGAGCTGGCTGTCGGCATCCGCACCTTCTGGGCCGAGGAGGACGACAGCGGGCGATGGCTGCGCTTCGGCACAGGCGCCGGGATCACCTGGGGTTCGGACCCATCGGGGGAGTGGTGGGAGACTGTCCTGAAGGCTCGCCGGCTCGTCTCGCTGGCTGCCGTCGTGACGGATACGAGTGCAGAAGCAGGGGTGGAGCAGTGACGATCAGGGTGTGGGTCGACGGTGAGCGCGTCGACGACAAGCCCGCTCTCAGCGCCCTCGACCACGGAGTGACCGTGGGCGACGGCGTGTTCGAGACCTGCAAGGTGCAGGACCGACGGGTGTTCGCCCGGACGATGCACCACGACCGGCTCGACCGGTCACTTGCCGGCCTGGGGCTCCCACCGGCGGATCGTGAATACCTCGACGAAGGCATCGAAGCCGTCCTCGTCGAGACCACCGGACTCGTCCGCCTCCGCTACACCGTAACCAGCGGCGTCGGCCCGCTCGGCTCCGAGCGCGGCGACCTGGGTATGACGCACATCGTGATGGCGTCCGAGATCGAGCACCCGGCGCCCACGACCAAGGTCGTCACCGTGCCGTGGCCACGCAACGAGCGCGGCGCCATCGTCGGACTCAAGACCACGTCGTACGCCGAGAACGCCGTCTCCCTCTCCGCCGCCCGCCGTGCCGGCGCGACCGAGGCACTGATGCCCAACACCCGCGACGAGCTGTGTGAGGGCACTGGCAGCAACGTGTTCGTCGTGGTTGACGGTGAGGTGCTGACGCCGCCACTGAGCTCGGGTGCGCTGGCAGGCGTCACCCGTCACCTGGTTCTCGACTGGGGGAGCGCGGCCGGTCTGCCGGTGCGCGAGGCGACGCTGCCGATGTCGGTGCTGGAGACGTGCGACGAGCTGTTCATCACCTCCTCCACCCGCGATGTACAGCCCGTCTCAGCCGTCGACGGCCGAGACCTGTCCGCACCCGGACCACTGACCCGAGCCGTCGCGGAGGCCTTCGCGACGGCGGCCGCCGACCACGAGGACCCTGCGCCGTGAGCGACCACAAGACCTACCACGAGCCCGAGGCGCTGATCAGCGCCAAGGAGGACCGCTTCGCCTGGCGACGCAAGATCAAGTCGAACCCGACGACGCGTGTCATCTACCGCGTGGTGGTCGCTCTGGTCGGCCTGGCCATCGTTGCCGTGGGTATCGCGGCCATCCCGCTGCCCGGTCCCGGTTGGCTGATCGTGTTCCTCGGTCTCGGCGTCTGGGCGTCGGAGTTCGACTGGGCCGCAAGGCTGCTCGAGTGGGTCAAGGGCAAGGTCTCGGCCTGGACCAAGTGGCTCGGTCATCAGGCCTGGTGGGTCAAGGGGCTGGTCGGGATCGGCACGCTGCTGCTGCTCCTCGCCATCGTCTGGGCCATGTTCGCGTTGAGCGGCGTGCCCGGATTCTTCCCCGACTCCATCGAGGACCGACTGAAGGACGTGCCCGGCATCGGCTGAGTGAGGCCTCGGGCCGATTGGCGAAGCGGTCCTGCGGCGGGCTATTCTCTCCGTCGCGTCACCAACGCGGACAATCGTCGTACGGTGGCCGCCTGGACGTGTAGCTCAGTTGGTTAGAGCGTTCGCTTCACACGCGAGAGGTCATGGGTTCGAGTCCCTTCACGTCCACTCTCCAGATCGGCCCCTGAGCTGCCTCCGTGCAGATCGGGGGCCTTTGTCGTACGTTCCAACCTCAGCCCACGGGTCGCGCGCCAGGAATGCGTTCGAAGACGATGCTCGTCTGTGCGTGACCGACACCCTCGACTGACGTCAAGTGGTCCAGGACCAGGTCGCGCAGTCCGTCACTCGACGGCGCCGTGACATGAACCAGGAAGTCGTCCGCGCCGGCGACGTGATAAGCCGCGATGACGCCGGGGATGGCCGCGATCCGCTCACGGAATGAGTCCATGGACCCGCGGGTGTGCCCGGCGAAACGCAGCGCCACCATCGCCTCGATCGGCCTCCCCAGCGCAACGTGATCGACGTCGGCGTGGATTCCGGCGATGACATCACTCTCGCGGAGGGCGCGGATCCGGCCGGCACACGTCGACTCGGGCAGTCCAACTCTGCGGGCGACCTCAGCATTGGACAGGCGTCCGTCCGCGATCAGGAGCTCGACGATGGCGCGGTCGAGGTCATCGATCTGACGGGGTCGGACGAAGGACTCGCGCGGCCGTGGATTCTGCCGCGGAGGACCTGACTGAAGAGACATACTTGCAGGATCCCGCTGATCGAACACTCATGTCGAGGTTTCCACGGATCAATTGCACCCGCGCCGCCTGATCCACGACGATCTCGCCATGGACTTTGCCGACTACGTCTCCTCGCCGACGCACTCCCTGGACACCCTCGCCGTCCACGCCGGGCGTGAGGACCTCGTTGCCCTGGGCGTCCATGTGCCTCCGCTCGACCAGTCGAGCACCTATCCGCTGCCGTCCATCGCAGCCGGAGGTGCGGCGTACGAGCGGATGGCGACCGGCGCGCGTCCCGGCGACGACGACTCGCTGGTCTACCAGCGGCTCTGGAACCCGAACGTCGACCGGTTCGAGCGCGGCGTGGCCCGCCTCGAGAAGGCGGACGCGGGCGTGGCCTTCGCCTCCGGCATGGCGGCCATCACCGCCTGCCTGCTCGCCGCGGTGTCCGCCGGGCGACCGCACATCGTCGCCGTCCGACCTCTGTACGGCGGCACCGACCACCTGCTGGCCACCGGGCTCCTGGGGACCCGCGTGACGTGGGCGACTGCAGAGGAGGTGGGCGCCAAGGTCCGTGACGACACCGGCCTGGTGATCGTGGAGACGCCGGCCAATCCCAGCCTTGAGCTCGTCGACATCAGGGCCATCGTCCGGGCCGCGGGCGACGTACCCGTGCTCGTTGACAACACCTTCGCCACCCCCGTCCTTCAGCAGCCGATCGCCCTTGGCGCGGCGTTGGCCGTGCACTCGGCAACCAAGTTCCTCGGCGGTCACGGAGACCTGCTCGGCGGCGTCGTTGCGACGAGCCACGACTGGGCGTTGCGTCTGCGTCAGGTACGCGCATTGACCGGCGGCCTGCTGGCGCCCACCGCTGCATACCAGCTGCACCGGGGCCTCCAGACCCTCCCGATGCGCGTCCACGGACAGCAGTCCAGAGCCAAGATCGTCGCGAACTGGCTCGCCGAGCAGCCAGAGGTCGAAGGCGTGTCCTACCCGGGGCTCAACGAGTGCGATCCGACCGGGCTCGTCGGCACCCAGATGTCCGGACCGGGATCCGTGCTGTCGTTCACGATGGCCGGCGGTTACGCCGCCGCCACCGTGGTCGCAGAGTCCTGCCGACTCATCACCCATGCAGTCTCACTCGGCGGGGTGGACAGTCTCATCCAGCACGCCGCCGCCCTGACCCACAGGCCCGTCGCAGCCTACGCCAAGCCAGACGCCGCGCTCCTTCGCCTCTCCGTCGGCCTCGAGGACCCTGCCGATCTCATCGCCGATCTGGCGCAGGCACTTCGAGCCTCCCGAAGCGGTCCGGACAATGCATCGTCGATCGAGACGCCGAGTCTCGTCGGGGTTTAGCGCCCATCGGTCATCGCTCCAGATCTGCGGGGGTGTCAACGTCCTGGCCGCGAGCGATGTCACCGCACTCGACCAGCAGGACGTCCGACCGACCGGCCAGCCACGACCGCGCACCTTTGTCGCCGGTCGCACCGGCGGCGACGGCAGCCCAGTGCTCGCGACCGATGACGACCGGATGACCCGGCACACCGTCGTACGCCGCTCGTGCGATGACCTCAGGTCCCGCAACGGCGGACAGTCGTCGTACGGCCTCGGCACCTACCCAGGGCAGGTCGACCAGGTGCAGCAGCACCGCGTCCGGTCGCGGGTCGAGCCGCTCGACAGCGTTCAGGCCGGCGCGCAACGAGCTCGACATGCCCTCGTCCCAGTCCGGGTTGATGACTACGGCTGTCGCACCGGCCAGGAGAGCGCTCACCTCCGCAGCGTGCGCTCCGACCACCACCAGAACCGGGTCGACCGTGCCCTCCCGCAGGGCGCGCAACGCCCGCAGGACCATGGGTTCGCCGTCGATCTCGACCAGGGCCTTTGGGCCTCCGAAGCGGCGACCTGCGCCTGCTGCCAACAGGATTCCGGCTGTCATCGCCGTCATCGTACGGACGTAGCCTGCCGGGCTGTGCGAAGGTCGACGTATGACCATGCGTGTGGTTCACCTGGCGATCTATCCGGAGAAGGGCGCGCCTGGGGTGGACCTCTCGACGGTCGCCGTGGAGCAGGAGGGCCTCGCCGGTGATCGCCGTAAGAAGGCCGCGATCCATCTGGTCACGATGCCGGACATGGACCAGGACGACCCGCCGCGCGCCAACATCGTGGTCGACACCGCAGGCACGGACCTCGAGTCCCTGGTCGGGCAACAGCTCCAGCTCGGCACCGTCACGCTCGGCGTCACCCAGCGGCCCAGCAACTGCCCAGGCATCTACGCCGATGTCATCCGTCCGGGGCAGGTCTCGGTCGGAGACGACATCGACGTCACCGCTCCCGACCAGACGGACTAGACCTGCCAGACCTCGGCATCGGTGACGATGGCCGATGAGCTCGGCCGCTCCGGCGTGCCAGCAACTCTGACCTCGCCGTGCAGCACCTGGCCACCGACGCGGATCTGTCCGGTGCGGCACGGCGCAAGCACCAGGCTGAGGCCGTGCCGCACTGCGCCGAGCGGAAAGTCGTCGGTGCTGAAGGTCCGGTGTCCCAGCACGTCACCGATCTCGACGTCCACCGCACCAGCACGTGCACGCAACCCGCGCTCCAGGCTCAGGTCCATGTGCACCGGAGTCTGATGTACCGCCGGCTCGTGCCAAGTGCGACCTTCCAGCTCAGGGAAGTGGCGGACGAACGACCCGGCCAGCCAGTCCGCCAGCTTGGGGTCCTCACCCATCACCAGCACCCTGGTCGGCTGCCACAGCACCAGGGCGTTGCCCGTGCCGTGCGTGGACCAGCGGACCTGCCAGACCGAGACGTACGCCGTGCAGGTGCCGGCTGCGTCGAACAGCTGCACCGCCGGGTTCGCTCCGACCAGCACCGGTTGTCGCCCAGCGGACATCTGTGCTCCTCAACGTGATGGAGCCTCACCATCGCGGTCCGAGGTCGGTGGGTGCCAACGATTCGAGCACGTTCGAAACGCCGATCGTGCCCAGGTGCGACACTCCAGGCGTGGTGGTCCGGATCGAGATGTCGCAGGAGCGGCTTCGGCGTTCGCGGTTCGCGCTGTCGCCTGCCTTCGAGATGGTCGGGACCCTCCGCGCGCATGGGATGTCGGCCCCGCCGCCGCACCTTGCCGAGCGGCTGGACCGCGCGAGACAGCTGATGCCAGAGCACCTCAACCTGCTCACCGATCTCGTCCCGGCTCTTGCCGGTTATGCCGCGGACTTCCTCACGCCCTTGCCCGACCGTTTCGAGGCCACCGCCGACCAGGTCTGTGAAGCCATTGCGATGACGCCGGTCGAGACGATCAGCTACCAGCTCGACATCGGCTTCCGTGGTCGGCAGGTCCATCCGCACGTCCGGGCGGTCTTTGCCTCCGCATCGGCGTACGACGCCTGGCGCCACCCGCTGCCCGAGTCCGTACGACGACTGCTCGCCTCAGGCGGACCGCGAGCCGTCGCGCACGCCGCTGCCGAAGCCGCAGCCGCCTATCTCGACGTCGTCATCGGGCCGGACTGGCCGCAGGTGCGCAGCCTGCTCCAGGACGACATCACCTACCGCGTCGACCGGATGGCCGCGCACGGACCGCAGGCGCTGCTGGAGGACCTGGGCGATGAGGTGCACCTCGATCCGGACGCCCTGGTGCTCGATCGGCCCTATGACTTGCTGGTCTGCTGGGCCGGCGACGGTCTGCTGATGGTGCCGAGCGCCTCTCACCAAGGACCCGTGCAGTTCATCGCCGAGGAGCCGGACACGCCGGTCGTGATCTATGGCGCCCGCGGCACCGGCGCCCTGTGGGAGGCGCCGCCCGCGCATGACGACGCCCTGGCCGATCTGGTCGGACAGACTCGCGCGGTGCTGCTCGAGCGTCTCATCGAACCGACTTCCACGGCTCGGCTGAGCCGTGAGTGCGGCTGGTCGGAGGCAAACGTGTCCTACCACCTCGGCATCCTGCTGCGCGCGGGCCTGGTCGAGAAGCGGCGGCGTGGACGGCTCGTCCACTACCGGCGTACGGCACTGGGCACCGGGCTGGCGGCTGCGAGAAGCGGCCGATCTGATGTCGGTCGAACGGCCACCGGCGGGTAGCCTGAGCGGCGCTGCGCCGGGACGGCGTGGCGCGCTGCCGAGCCCGGCGACGCATGGATCCACCAAGGGAGTACCGCGTGTCTGCCCAGTCGCCTTCATCCGTCGCCGGGAGCGAGCGAACGGTGCCGGAGGGGACTACGGGCACGGACCGCTTCGGGGATGACAAGAAGGTCGTCGCCATGCGCGTCGACGGCGTCCTCCAGGACCTCTTCCGCGAGATTCCCGAGGGCTCCGAGGTCGAGGCTGTGACCGTCGACTCCGAGGACGGCCTCAACATCCTGCGCCACTCGGCCGCGCACGTCCTCGCGCAGGCAGTGCAGCAGGTCAACCCGGACGCCAAGCTGGGGATCGGCCCACCCGTCAAGGACGGGTTCTACTACGACTTCGACGTCGACCAGCCCTTCCACCCCGACGACCTGAAGGCCCTCGAGAAGGCCATGCAGAAGATCGTCAACGAGGGGCAGACCTTCGCCCGACGCGTGGTCACCGACGATGACGCGCGCGCGGAGCTGGCGGGGGAGCCGTACAAGATCGAGCTCATCGGCCTGAAATCAGCGGCCGCAGACGCTGTGTCATCGGTGGAGGGTGCGACGTCCGAAGTGGGCGGCGGCGAGCTGACGATCTACGACAACGTGCGTCGCGACGGCTCACGCGCCTGGGGCGATCTGTGCCGCGGCCCGCACGTGCCGACCACGAAGGTCCTCGGCAACGCGTTCAAGCTGCTGCGGTCGGGTGGTGCCTACTGGCGCGGCTCGGAGAAGAACCCGCAGCTGCAGCGCATCTACGGCACCGCCTGGCCGACGAAGGATGAGCTGAAGGCGTACACCGATCGGCTGGCCGAGGCGGAGAAGCGTGACCACCGCAAGCTCGGCGCCGAGCTGGACCTGTACTCCTTCCCGGACGAGCTCGGTTCCGGCCTGCCGGTGTTCCACCCCAAGGGCGGGATCATCAAGCGGGTCATGGAGGACTACGCGCGGCAGCGGCACATCGAGGAGGGCTTCGAGTACGTCGGCACGCCGCACATCTCCAAGGAGCACCTGTTCCACACCTCGGGCCACCTGCCGTACTACGAGGACACGATGTTCCCGGCGATGGAGCTGGAGGGCACCCGCTACTTCCTCAAGGCCATGAACTGCCCGATGCACAACCTGATCTTCTCCTCGCGCGGGCGCTCCTACCGCGAGCTGCCGTTGCGGCTGTTCGAGTTCGGCTCGGTGTACCGCTATGAGAAGTCCGGTGTCGTGCACGGCCTCACGCGCGTGCGCGGCCTCGAGATGGACGACTCCCACTCCTACGTCACCGCCGAACAGGCGCCCGACGAGATCAAGCACCTGCTCAAGTTCGTCCTGTCACTGCTCAAGGACTTCGGCCTGGACGACTTCTACCTCGAGCTGTCCACCCGCGACGAGGACGGCGACAAGAAGGACAAGTTCATCGGCTCGGACGAGCAGTGGGCGATCGCCACCTCGATCCTGGAGCAGGCCGCGACCGAGACGGGTCTTGAGCTGGTGCCAGACCCGGGTGGTGCCGCGTTCTACGGCCCCAAGATCTCGGTCCAGGCCAAGGACGCCATCGGTCGTACCTGGCAGATGTCGACCATC includes these proteins:
- a CDS encoding glycerol-3-phosphate dehydrogenase/oxidase encodes the protein MPHLNADDAALTAARRARDLAELSTAEALDVLVIGGGFTGVGVALDAASRGLTVALVERRDLASGTSSWSSKLAHGGLRYLSKLDVPIAWESAVERGHLMTDIAPHLVRPMPMLLPLHRGISRMDAAFVGAAFVAGDVLRMSARTSVSLLPHPSRVSADQVRQMAPATTDDRLRGGLLSWDGQLIDDARVVVTIARTAAAYGARIITYASVTAIEPGQVQVTDELTGQRHTIHAKQVINAAGVWADTLSEEVELAPSKGSHLLVRAERLGQPTAAITAPVPGHFGRFVFAVPWHDDLVMIGLTDDPHAGAIPDRARPDDDERTFLLDTINTVLEEDLTPDDIVGSYAGFRPLLKGRGDSSADLSRKHALLRDSRTGALTIVGGKLTAYRRMAEDAVDAAVEAADLTARPCRTKNLPLVGAGTPAAGLSDRLVRRYGTDAATVAAYSIDNPYLEKPVRAGIPLSGAEIRFAVEHELAVTVADVVDRRTRWGLVDADRADLVAAVRKHAPELMDTDQEEG
- a CDS encoding TetR/AcrR family transcriptional regulator, which produces MTETRRPYAGESREDREAARRAKLVAAGISTFGAVGYREATVGGICASAGLNKRYFYESFGSLEDLLCAVYADVVADLRRAVLAGGGVDPVAVLRGFVDGFLGWAQANPLQARVHLFEVLGVSARVDELYRSHARSVGDELCDRLAATIPELELAPGQRRFIGDAMVGAGLQIAVDWVLSDYQPPREELLDQLEGVVGSLLPT
- a CDS encoding putative quinol monooxygenase, encoding MIFITAKFRIRPEYADQWPDITRDFTEATRAEPGNLWFDWSRSVDDPHTYVLVEAFQDDAAAAHVQSDHFKKAQQTLPKHLVETPQIVNFAVPGEDWSELGEMTVD
- a CDS encoding chorismate-binding protein — encoded protein: MREQESVAVFGDRRASGVLEISHDVRSLDRGGFWVVVQTFEGQLTAVRMASVDMVRPPTTESIETPTIDDADLDTWETSLDRSAYEQGVRDIRERIARGEVYQVNLCRVLSRRIASDTDLERLASVLRQGNPAPYAAHIALPEAGLDVVCASPELYLRRRGGRLTSAPIKGTAPTVEEMLEKDYAENVMITDLIRNDLSPVSVPGTVAVDGLCVPEAHPGLTHLVSTVSGRLRDDVTWSEIFAATFPPGSVSGAPKSSALNAIRDLEHVRRGPYCGAIGWVDADRDEAELAVGIRTFWAEEDDSGRWLRFGTGAGITWGSDPSGEWWETVLKARRLVSLAAVVTDTSAEAGVEQ
- a CDS encoding aminotransferase class IV, translating into MTIRVWVDGERVDDKPALSALDHGVTVGDGVFETCKVQDRRVFARTMHHDRLDRSLAGLGLPPADREYLDEGIEAVLVETTGLVRLRYTVTSGVGPLGSERGDLGMTHIVMASEIEHPAPTTKVVTVPWPRNERGAIVGLKTTSYAENAVSLSAARRAGATEALMPNTRDELCEGTGSNVFVVVDGEVLTPPLSSGALAGVTRHLVLDWGSAAGLPVREATLPMSVLETCDELFITSSTRDVQPVSAVDGRDLSAPGPLTRAVAEAFATAAADHEDPAP
- a CDS encoding TIGR02611 family protein; the encoded protein is MSDHKTYHEPEALISAKEDRFAWRRKIKSNPTTRVIYRVVVALVGLAIVAVGIAAIPLPGPGWLIVFLGLGVWASEFDWAARLLEWVKGKVSAWTKWLGHQAWWVKGLVGIGTLLLLLAIVWAMFALSGVPGFFPDSIEDRLKDVPGIG
- a CDS encoding Lrp/AsnC family transcriptional regulator, which gives rise to MSLQSGPPRQNPRPRESFVRPRQIDDLDRAIVELLIADGRLSNAEVARRVGLPESTCAGRIRALRESDVIAGIHADVDHVALGRPIEAMVALRFAGHTRGSMDSFRERIAAIPGVIAAYHVAGADDFLVHVTAPSSDGLRDLVLDHLTSVEGVGHAQTSIVFERIPGARPVG
- a CDS encoding trans-sulfuration enzyme family protein, which codes for MDFADYVSSPTHSLDTLAVHAGREDLVALGVHVPPLDQSSTYPLPSIAAGGAAYERMATGARPGDDDSLVYQRLWNPNVDRFERGVARLEKADAGVAFASGMAAITACLLAAVSAGRPHIVAVRPLYGGTDHLLATGLLGTRVTWATAEEVGAKVRDDTGLVIVETPANPSLELVDIRAIVRAAGDVPVLVDNTFATPVLQQPIALGAALAVHSATKFLGGHGDLLGGVVATSHDWALRLRQVRALTGGLLAPTAAYQLHRGLQTLPMRVHGQQSRAKIVANWLAEQPEVEGVSYPGLNECDPTGLVGTQMSGPGSVLSFTMAGGYAAATVVAESCRLITHAVSLGGVDSLIQHAAALTHRPVAAYAKPDAALLRLSVGLEDPADLIADLAQALRASRSGPDNASSIETPSLVGV
- a CDS encoding nucleotidyltransferase family protein; translation: MTAGILLAAGAGRRFGGPKALVEIDGEPMVLRALRALREGTVDPVLVVVGAHAAEVSALLAGATAVVINPDWDEGMSSSLRAGLNAVERLDPRPDAVLLHLVDLPWVGAEAVRRLSAVAGPEVIARAAYDGVPGHPVVIGREHWAAVAAGATGDKGARSWLAGRSDVLLVECGDIARGQDVDTPADLER
- a CDS encoding ArsR/SmtB family transcription factor, giving the protein MVVRIEMSQERLRRSRFALSPAFEMVGTLRAHGMSAPPPHLAERLDRARQLMPEHLNLLTDLVPALAGYAADFLTPLPDRFEATADQVCEAIAMTPVETISYQLDIGFRGRQVHPHVRAVFASASAYDAWRHPLPESVRRLLASGGPRAVAHAAAEAAAAYLDVVIGPDWPQVRSLLQDDITYRVDRMAAHGPQALLEDLGDEVHLDPDALVLDRPYDLLVCWAGDGLLMVPSASHQGPVQFIAEEPDTPVVIYGARGTGALWEAPPAHDDALADLVGQTRAVLLERLIEPTSTARLSRECGWSEANVSYHLGILLRAGLVEKRRRGRLVHYRRTALGTGLAAARSGRSDVGRTATGG
- the thrS gene encoding threonine--tRNA ligase, with product MDPPREYRVSAQSPSSVAGSERTVPEGTTGTDRFGDDKKVVAMRVDGVLQDLFREIPEGSEVEAVTVDSEDGLNILRHSAAHVLAQAVQQVNPDAKLGIGPPVKDGFYYDFDVDQPFHPDDLKALEKAMQKIVNEGQTFARRVVTDDDARAELAGEPYKIELIGLKSAAADAVSSVEGATSEVGGGELTIYDNVRRDGSRAWGDLCRGPHVPTTKVLGNAFKLLRSGGAYWRGSEKNPQLQRIYGTAWPTKDELKAYTDRLAEAEKRDHRKLGAELDLYSFPDELGSGLPVFHPKGGIIKRVMEDYARQRHIEEGFEYVGTPHISKEHLFHTSGHLPYYEDTMFPAMELEGTRYFLKAMNCPMHNLIFSSRGRSYRELPLRLFEFGSVYRYEKSGVVHGLTRVRGLEMDDSHSYVTAEQAPDEIKHLLKFVLSLLKDFGLDDFYLELSTRDEDGDKKDKFIGSDEQWAIATSILEQAATETGLELVPDPGGAAFYGPKISVQAKDAIGRTWQMSTIQYDFNQPERFGLEFQAADGTRQQPVMIHSAKFGSVERFLGVLVEHYAGAFPPWLSPVQVLGVPVAEDFADYLQDVLNQLKRKGIRVEIDHSDDRFPKKIRNASKSKVPFVLIAGEEDRAAGAVSFRYRDGSQKNGVPVADAIAEIVEAVESRKQV